The Leishmania braziliensis MHOM/BR/75/M2904 complete genome, chromosome 15 genome has a window encoding:
- a CDS encoding putative cytochrome-b5 reductase codes for MQQSEHLAASCAKAPVNTFTSDEYKPFKLISSRYESHDTRRFYFALDSADDSFYMPVASCIIAKYTDADGKDVARPYTPISSNSTKGHFELLVKKYPKGKMGNHLFAMQPGDELLIKGPFEKFAYKPNMWKHVGMIAGGTGIAPMYQVIRAVLENPKDKTNISLIYASNQRRDILLANELIEMQKIYNNFNMYLTLLEVPHRWLGGIGYVNSAMVTTFMPKPGEKNTKILVCGPPPMMQAISGDKLFEPGKPPQQGPVGGLLETLGYKEDQVFKY; via the coding sequence ATGCAGCAGTCGGAGCACTTAgccgccagctgcgccaagGCGCCAGTGAACACGTTCACCTCCGATGAGTACAAGCCATTCAAGTTGATCTCCTCCCGCTACGAGTCGCATGATACGCGCCGCTTCTACTTTGCTCTCGATAGCGCCGATGATAGCTTCTACATGCCAGTTGCCTCGTGCATTATTGCCAAGTACACCGATGCAGATGGCAAGGACGTTGCCCGGCCATACACCCCCATCTCCTCTAATAGCACCAAGGGCCACTTTGAGCTCCTTGTCAAAAAGTACCCAAAGGGAAAGATGGGCAACCACCTCTTCGCCATGCAACCAGGCGACGAGCTCCTCATCAAAGGCCCCTTTGAGAAGTTTGCCTACAAGCCCAACATGTGGAAGCACGTGGGCATGATCGCCGGCGGTACTGGCATTGCCCCCATGTACCAAGTGATTCGTGCCGTGCTCGAGAACCCCAAGGACAAGACAAACATTTCTCTCATCTACGCAAGCAACCAGCGCCGCGACATTCTCCTTGCCAACGAGCTGATTGAAATGCAGAAAATCTACAACAACTTCAACATGTATTTAACCCTACTGGAGGTGCCGCACCGGTGGCTAGGCGGTATCGGTTACGTGAACAGTGCCATGGTGACCACCTTTATGCCCAAGCCGGGGGAGAAGAACACAAAGATCCTCGTGTGCGGTCCCCCTCCAATGATGCAAGCCATCAGTGGTGACAAGCTGTTTGAGCCTGGCAAGCCACCTCAACAGGGCCCCGTAGGCGGTCTGCTGGAGACACTAGGCTACAAGGAGGACCAGGTCTTTAAGTACTGA
- a CDS encoding putative heat shock protein HslVU, ATPase subunit HslU — MAVRCCSTAAAAVTAPVPAAPVTSPGSKTLIRDMRPRELMKELDRYIVGQSEAKKAVSVALRNRWRRHQVPSDIREEIAPKNILMIGPTGVGKTEIARRLAKLVDAPFVKVEATKFTEVGFHGRDVESIIEDLYKASLSQTKQNIRRQHEEEAKVKAEDRILKSLAGVSDGFREHLRSGALDDIEVMVELQEKKEKPKTASGEGVFISLDIPSMMGGQRQQTVKKVMKIKDAFPAVLQEELDKMMDTEDVTAEALRACEEDGIVVIDEIDKIVTAAGGYKGHQASAEGVQQDLLPLVEGTTVSTKFNVQVRTDKILFICSGAFHSVKPSDMLAELQGRLPIRVELQQLSKEDFHRIITEPRFNLIAQHKAMMATEGVDLIFEDDALWEIASIAAYINSTVQNIGARRLITITEKVVEEISFEGPERKSERFVIDAAYVKRAVEKMIKKVDIKKFIL, encoded by the coding sequence ATGGCCGTACgatgctgcagcacggctgccgccgctgtcactGCGCCTGTCCCGGCCGCACCGGTCACAAGCCCAGGCTCCAAGACACTCATTCGGGACATGCGCCCACGCGAGTTGATGAAGGAGTTGGACCGCTATATTGTGGGCCAGAGCGAGGCCAAGAAGGCTGTgtcggtggcgctgcgcaatcgctggcgccgccaccaagTGCCGAGCGACATTCGTGAGGAGATTGCGCCAAAGAACATTTTGATGATTGGACCAACCGGCGTGGGCAAGACAGAGATCGCCCGCCGCCTCGCGAAGCTCGTAGATGCCCCGTTTGTCAAGGTAGAGGCCACCAAGTTCACGGAGGTTGGCTTCCACGGCCGCGATGTGGAAAGCATCATCGAGGACCTCTACAAGGCCTCCTTGTCGCAGACAAAGCAGAACATCCGTCGCCAGcatgaggaagaggcgaaAGTGAAGGCGGAGGACCGTATTCTCAAGTCCTTGGCCGGTGTGTCGGACGGCTTTCGCGAGcacctgcgcagcggcgcgctggACGACATCGAGGTCATGGTTGAGctgcaagagaagaaagagaagcccAAGACAGCGAGCGGCGAAGGCGTCTTTATCTCCCTCGACATCCCCTCCATGATGGGTGGGCAGCGCCAACAGACGGTGAAGAAAGTGATGAAAATCAAGGACGCCTTCCCAGCTGTGttgcaggaggagctggacaAGATGATGGACACCGAGGACGTTAcggccgaggcgctgcgcgcctGTGAGGAGGACGGCATCGTCGTCATTGACGAGATTGACAAGATTGTGACGGCGGCAGGTGGGTACAAGGGACACCAGGCCTCCGCCGAAGGCGTCCAGCAGgatctgctgccgctggtagaGGGCACAACAGTGTCGACCAAGTTTAACGTGCAGGTGAGGACGGATAAGATCCTGTTCATATGCAGTGGCGCCTTCCACAGCGTTAAGCCGTCCGACATGCTGGCCGAGCTGCAGGGCCGGCTGCCCATCCGTGTCGAGCTCCAACAGCTGAGCAAGGAGGACTTTCACCGCATCATTACGGAGCCCCGCTTCAACCTTATCGCACAACACAAGGCAATGATGGCCACTGAGGGCGTCGATCTCATCTTTGAAGACGATGCGCTCTGGGAGATTGCTAGCATCGCCGCATACATCAACTCGACGGTGCAGAACATCGGCGCGCGCCGTCTCATCACCATCACGGAGAAGGTTGTGGAGGAGATCAGCTTCGAGGGGCCGGAgcggaagagcgagaggttCGTCATTGACGCTGCCTACGTGAAGAGAGCCGTGGAGAAGATGATTAAGAAGGTGGACATCAAGAAGTTCATCTTGTAA
- a CDS encoding ATP diphosphohydrolase, which translates to MRPYSSVRRMTQQSNRLRVIGVLVLSAFVLFGFVIYSESPWFSPCNSPYSNVYDIVIDAGSTGSRVHVFQYERSSTGVILLRERFKRIEPGLSSFATDQEGAKQSLAGLLRFAEKAVPRSYQRCTSVTLKATAGLRLLPEADQQVLLDAAQQTLKAFPFQSRGASIVSGAQEGVYGWLTVNYLLNRLDKEGATVATIDMGGASTQVVFETKFTSGEWLPFNYAHQLRTPKRTIAMYQHSYLGLGLNEAKKTLMTLFAKVNGTSPFSCFPRRHTEHLNGVELRNGDSTDFDVCVNLFREHVITKPICRFDACGARGVPQPPLPSKQHPIYAFSYFYDRLYHFRSEGFPVYVSSYKELGREVCQRESADHTTTPKETTCMELAYLYSFLTHGLGLSDDRTLEVPNRIEGIAVSWSLGCSLSFVLKME; encoded by the coding sequence ATGCGACCGTACTCCTCAGTGCGGCGGATGACTCAACAGTCGAACCGACTGCGCGTCATCGGCGTACTCGTGCTTAGCGCATTCGTTCTCTTCGGCTTTGTCATTTACTCTGAAAGCCCTTGGTTCTCTCCTTGCAACTCGCCATACTCGAATGTCTACGACATCGTAATCGACGCCGGCAGTACCGGCTCGCGCGTACATGTGTTTCAGTACGAGCGCAGTAGCACTGGTGTCATACTTCTGAGAGAGCGCTTCAAACGGATAGAGCCGGGACTGTCTTCATTTGCCACCGATCAGGAAGGCGCTAAGCAGTCGCTTGCGGGGCTCCTGCGCTTCGCTGAAAAGGCAGTTCCACGAAGCTACCAGAGGTGCACTTCCGTAACCCTCAAGGCCACCGCCGGCCTCCGGCTTCTCCCTGAAGCCGATCAGCAGGTGTTGCTGGATGCTGCCCAGCAGACCCTCAAGGCATTTCCGTTTCAGTCTCGTGGCGCCTCCATCGTCTCTGGTGCTCAAGAGGGCGTCTATGGGTGGCTCACGGTGAACTACCTCCTTAACAGGCTCGACAAGGAGGGCGCCACCGTCGCGACCATAGACATGGGGGGTGCCTCGACGCAGGTGGTGTTCGAGACGAAGTTCACGTCTGGAGAGTGGCTGCCCTTCAACTACGCCCACCAGCTGCGCACGCCAAagcgcaccatcgccatGTATCAGCACAGCTACCTAGGCCTTGGGCTCAACGAGGCAAAGAAGACACTGATGACGTTGTTCGCCAAAGTGAACGGGACATCCCCTTTTTCATGCTTCCCGAGAAGGCATACGGAACACCTGAATGGTGTGGAACTTCGAAACGGCGATTCCACGGACTTCGACGTTTGTGTAAATCTTTTTCGAGAGCACGTCATAACGAAGCCGATCTGCAGGTTTGATGCCTGTGGCGCTcgcggcgtgccgcagccgccgctgccgtcgaagCAGCATCCAATTTACGCCTTTTCTTACTTCTACGACCGTCTCTACCACTTCCGCAGTGAAGGATTCCCGGTATACGTCTCGTCGTACAAGGAGCTCGGGCGGGAGGTGTGTCAGCGAGAGTCTGCAgaccacaccaccacccccaagGAAACGACCTGCATGGAGCTGGCATACTTGTACAGCTTCTTGACGCACGGGCTAGGGCTTAGCGACGACAGAACCCTCGAGGTTCCTAACCGCATAGAGGGTATCGCGGTCTCCTGGTCTCTAGGCTGCTCTCTGTCCTTCGTGCTCAAGATGGAATGA